The DNA region CTCGTTCGCGGTCACCTCCGCGAGCAGCGGTGTCTTCGCGAGCTCGAGGGCGGGCACGGCCACCGCTCCCCAGCTGCTGGTGACCCCGGGCACCACGCCGACACCCACGCCGGCACCCACCGTGACGCCGTCGCCCACCCCGACGCCGAAGCCGGGGCCGCCGCACGTCATGGTGATCGTGATGGAGAACCAGGAGTACGGAGCGGTCATCGGCAGCGGCGCCGCGCCCTACATCAACAGCCTCGCCACCTCCTATGCCGCCGCCACCAGCTGGTTCGCGGTGCAGCACAACAGCCCGACCGACTACCTGGCCCTGATCTCCGGGTCGACCCAGAACCTGCCGGCGACCCCGCCGCCGTACTCCACCCTCACCGTCGTCGACGAGCTGGCCGGCGAGGGGATCGGGTGGAGGGCGTACATGGAGGACATGCCCTCCGCCTGCTTCAGGGGGGGCGGCAGCGGGGGGTACGTGAAGTACCACAACCCCTTCATGTACTTCAGCTCCATCGTCAACACTCCCAGCCAGTGCAACAGCATCGTGCCCTTCGCGACCAACTTCGCGAGCGACCTGGGCGCGGGCACGGCGCCGCCCTTCCTGTTCGTCGTCCCGAGCCTGTGCAACGACATGCACGACTCCTGCCTGCCGCTCGGCAACCCGGTCGCCCAGGGCGACCAGTGGCTCCGCACGCAGCTTCCCACCGTGCTCCAGTCGAGCTGGTACCGGAGCGGCGGCGTGGTCGTCATCACCTGGGACGAGGGCACCACCAGGGCCGGCATCAACCAGGGCTCCGGCGGGCACGTCCCGACCGTCGTGATCTCGGCCGACGCCCATCTCGCCTACACGCAGGCGGGCGACCACTACGGCACCCTGAGGGCGATCGAGGAGGTGTACGGGGTCGGGCTCCTGGGCGCCTCGGCCGACCTCGCGAACGGTGACCTGAGGGCGGCCTTCTAGCCACTGCAGATGACCGTCCGGTGACCACCGGGGCCAGACCCGGGTGTGTCCCGCGGCGCCACCGGCGCGCCGGCGAAGATGACTCATTGGTGACCGCTGCAGGCACGAATCCCCTTGCGTTGCAAGGGTTTTGAGCGTGGTCATGTCACACGCCGGAGCACTTGTGGCGCTTGTCCACATGGTGCGGACACGGTCCTGTCACGCCGCCTCCGACGGTCGCGCCGCGCTTTTATGGTGGCCTCCGAGCCGACCAGGCGACGTCCGCATTCGCGGGCCGCCCGGCGCACCCCCGGGTCGCAATCGCGATGAGCGCGACCGGTTCACTGGAGTGTCGTCATGCCCACCATTCCCGCCCTCGTGAGGACCACGAGATTCCGGAGAGCCGCCGCTGCGGTGATCGGCGTCAGCACCGTGCTCGGCGGATTCTCGCTCTTCACGCCCCAGGTGACCGCGGCCGCCGTCAAGCCCGGCGCCACCGGCCTCTACGACCGCCAGCACCAGCCTCAGGCCGCCGATCAGTCCGTGCTGGGCGGATGGGTCGTGAACGCGTCGTGGTCGGCGTTGCAGCCGAACGGTGCGGGAACGCCGCTGGCCGCCAACAACGCCGTCGACCAGGCGATCAGCGCCGTCCGGACGCTCAACTCCCAGCAGCATCTGCACCTCCAGATCAAGGTCCGCCTGCTCGCCGGCATCGACGCGCCGGGCTGGGCGAAGAGCATCGGTGGGGCGCCCTTCACCATGACCGACTCGCACTCGGGCATCGGCGGCACCCTCGGCCGGTTCTGGCTGCCCGCCTACGAGCAGGCGTACGCCGGTGTCATCTCCGCCCTCGCCGCACGCTACGACGCGGTTCCCGAGGTCGCCGAGGCGACGGTCACGGGATGCATGACCGTGTTCGACGAGCCCCTGCTCCGGCAGGGCGACAACGCCACCTCGGTGCACAGCCTGATCGCCGCCGGGTACACCCTGGCCGCCGACCAGCAGTGCCACCAGGCCGAGATCCGGGCGGCCCAGGCCTGGGCCACCACGCCCAGCGCGTTCGCCTTCAACCCCTACCAGTCGATCAGCTCCAGCGGCGCCGTCAGCACCGACGAGAGCTACACCGAGTCGCTGATGGCGTCCTGCCGCAGCCTCCTCGGAGCTCGCTGCGTGCTCGAGAACAACTCGCTGCGCACCCCGCCGCTGGGCGGCGCGTACAGCTCGCTGTACGCGGCCATGCAGTCGCTGGGCGGGCCGATCTGCCTCCAGACGGCCACCGCGGCCCGGGTCGGATCCCTGCCGGCGACGCTGCAGACCGCGGTCAACATGAAGGCCGAGATGGTCGAGCTGCCCTCCGGCTACACGTCGCTGATGAGCCCATCGCAGCTCGCCCCCTACGCCAGGGCCCTGGCGGCGAACGCCGGCAGCGGCGGTCCCACTCCGACGCCGACGCCGACCGGCACCCCGAGCCCGACCGGCACCCCCACGCCGACGCCGACGCCGACGCACACGCCCAGGCCCACGCCGACCCCGACCCCCACGCCGACTCCCACCCCGACCCCGACCCCGACCCCGACGCCGACGCCGACGCCGACGCCGACCCCCGGCCGCCACATCATCGTGGTGATGGAGGAGAACAAGGGCTACGGCGCCGTCATCGGCTCGAGCTCGGCGCCCTACATCAACGGCCTCGCCAACGCGAACGTCCTCGCCACCAACTGGTTCGGCGTCTCCCACCCCTCGCTGCCGAACTACCTCGCCTGGGACTCGGGGAGCACCCAGGGGCAGACCACCGACTGCACCACCTGCGGACCCTTCTCCGCCACCGACCTCGGCGGGCAGCTCACCGCCGCGGGCATCTCGTGGAAGTCGTATCAGGAGAGCATGCCCTCGGCCTGCTACACGGGCGGGTCGTCGGGGAGCTACGCCAAGAAGCACAACCCCTTCGTGTACTTCAGCGACGTGCTCACCAACGCGTGCGCCAGCCACGTCGTCCCCTTCACCCAGTTCGCCACCGACCTGGCGAAC from Candidatus Dormiibacterota bacterium includes:
- a CDS encoding alkaline phosphatase family protein, which translates into the protein MIGVSTVLGGFSLFTPQVTAAAVKPGATGLYDRQHQPQAADQSVLGGWVVNASWSALQPNGAGTPLAANNAVDQAISAVRTLNSQQHLHLQIKVRLLAGIDAPGWAKSIGGAPFTMTDSHSGIGGTLGRFWLPAYEQAYAGVISALAARYDAVPEVAEATVTGCMTVFDEPLLRQGDNATSVHSLIAAGYTLAADQQCHQAEIRAAQAWATTPSAFAFNPYQSISSSGAVSTDESYTESLMASCRSLLGARCVLENNSLRTPPLGGAYSSLYAAMQSLGGPICLQTATAARVGSLPATLQTAVNMKAEMVELPSGYTSLMSPSQLAPYARALAANAGSGGPTPTPTPTGTPSPTGTPTPTPTPTHTPRPTPTPTPTPTPTPTPTPTPTPTPTPTPTPGRHIIVVMEENKGYGAVIGSSSAPYINGLANANVLATNWFGVSHPSLPNYLAWDSGSTQGQTTDCTTCGPFSATDLGGQLTAAGISWKSYQESMPSACYTGGSSGSYAKKHNPFVYFSDVLTNACASHVVPFTQFATDLANGTLPTFIFVTPNLIDDMHDGTVAQGDSWLKANIDPLLHSSWFTGNAAGADLIITMDESSGSSTNGGGQVPTVVVGSSGRHATDTSFGNHYGMLRAIEESYGLSLLGGAASAANGDLRSMF
- a CDS encoding alkaline phosphatase family protein, with product MRGRDRRIAATLLSCAAAAAVAVVALPSAARAGTAAPVGASPDADTYVTAAFPTANNGSSTTLRVGATPTRVSYLRFTVQGLAVPFAGATLQLYATAGGGDLSVSPVADSTWTNAMAYPGPTPGAVVATHGAFAASTWQSADVSSVVTGNGTYSFAVTSASSGVFASSRAGTATAPQLLVTPGTTPTPTPAPTVTPSPTPTPKPGPPHVMVIVMENQEYGAVIGSGAAPYINSLATSYAAATSWFAVQHNSPTDYLALISGSTQNLPATPPPYSTLTVVDELAGEGIGWRAYMEDMPSACFRGGGSGGYVKYHNPFMYFSSIVNTPSQCNSIVPFATNFASDLGAGTAPPFLFVVPSLCNDMHDSCLPLGNPVAQGDQWLRTQLPTVLQSSWYRSGGVVVITWDEGTTRAGINQGSGGHVPTVVISADAHLAYTQAGDHYGTLRAIEEVYGVGLLGASADLANGDLRAAF